A single Anopheles maculipalpis chromosome 3RL, idAnoMacuDA_375_x, whole genome shotgun sequence DNA region contains:
- the LOC126560764 gene encoding LOW QUALITY PROTEIN: piggyBac transposable element-derived protein 2-like (The sequence of the model RefSeq protein was modified relative to this genomic sequence to represent the inferred CDS: inserted 1 base in 1 codon), with product MNVIFSDSEDEESTPSKYAELVCDNXFFNLFVSQTNLYQKNKRIISYKSAAISPLHEDVITNEMKMFLGLVLLMVQIKKSHWREYWSKDPLIETPIFPKTMARNRFELVRRFFHIANYSIYTPKQQLSLDEALVPWRGRLSFRTYNPSKIIKYGILIRMLSESDTGYILNMEIDSGAGKKLIGTITDVIQPYFGHWYHVYQDNYYNSVVTAEMLITRYYFMGGAVLCT from the exons ATGAACGTTATATTTAGTGACAGTGAGGATGAAGA ATCGACTCCTAGTAAATATGCGGAATTGGTCtgcgata tttttttcaatttatttgtttctcaaACCAACTTAtaccaaaaaaacaagcgtATAATATCCTATAAAAGCGCTGCGATAAGTCCATTACATGAAGATGTCATTacgaacgaaatgaaaatgtttcttggattggtgttgctgatggtgcaaattaaaaaatcacactGGAGAGAATATTGGTCTAAGGATCCATTGATTGAAACACCAATATTTCCAAAAACCATGGCCCGAAATAGATTTGAGCTGGTACGTCGGTTCTTTCACATTGCAAATTAT TCAATATATAcaccaaaacaacaattatCGCTGGATGAAGCTCTTGTACCTTGGAGAGGAAGACTTAGCTTTAGAACATACAATCCATCCAAAATAATAAAGTATGGGATTTTGATAAGAATGCTTAGTGAGAGTGACACTGGTTATATTCTAAACATGGAAATTGACTCAGGTGCCGGGAAAAAATTGATTGGAACCATTACTGATGTAATACAACCGTACTTCGGTCATTGGTACCATGTTTACCAAGATAATTACTACAACAGCGTTGTCACGGCAGAAAtgct GATCACGCGGTATTACTTCATGGGAGGGGCAGTGCTGTGCACTTAG